From the Colletotrichum lupini chromosome 1, complete sequence genome, the window AACAATAGAAGTGCCTGATTTCTGGGTACATTGGCTCATCAGGGAGATGCGGGAACTCACAGGTAAAGGTTTTACAAGTGTCTTGACCGGATGAAGAAGGAAGTTACCTCACTCAGGTATCAGCCAACAACTCAAAGTAAAGATACCTATAGGTCATCCGACGCCAGACAATCCCCTGACTCTCATTTGAAGATCCGTAAGTCTGCATGGTGCTGAACTGAGCCATGATACGGACTGGTGACTAAGACAATATAACAGAGATCATGCAACTCTCAAAGTTACGCTGAAAATCCCCATGCAGAATAGCTTGCCGAGGTGATATGCAGTCAAGGTATGGGGAATCATACCTTCGTGATCTGCCTGAACTGGCATAGTTAGAGCACATACGAGAGTAGGTTAAGCACAAAGGTCATTACACACCAGGGATGATAGACCACGGCGGAATGAGTTTTGCATGGCCTATAATTAACCAAGAGCCCCCTCCGCAACTTCTTCATCTTATGCAAAGTGGGATTACCCAGCGCAAGATGAAGCTACCAGTCAACTACTCTTTTGCTCTACTTTGGGGAGGATTGTTGACCGTCTCGACACAACCATTTGACCGCCGAACACAATGCCCCTCAAAGCTGATACATTGTTAGCTTGAAAGCTGGAGTCGATGGACACGCCTCCCGTGGGCAAATCCAGTGGGTAAGAGAAGTGTTTCGTGATTGGGGCTTGTTGGGGGATGACATCTCGGACGTTGAAAGAACGTTTGACGTTCCATGCATATGCTGGCTCCCTTGACAAAGAAACTTTGTGAGGAATGGGGGGGTAACGATATAGTGAGTTCAATTAGTGACTATTATCCTACAGATACCTGACTTCAAGCTCAGGTTGAGCTTGCTAAGCTGACACGCCGGCATACGGAATGGTCACGTAGAATCAAGCTACTTCGGGGCTAGGAGCCATATCACAGGCTGAGCCTGTCAGTACTAATGTAAGTCTGCGTAATGGGTTTGAGTAATTACACGTACGATGAGAACGGAAGGAAAGGAACTTTTGCATACGTGGTTAATACCGGAGTCTAAGTGAACAACCCAGACCTTGATGGTCACGTAAAGCTCGGCTACACTATCTACCCGAAGGAGAGTGCCTTCAAAGACAGCAGTGGACATGGTACTTATGCTGCTAGATCAATCGCCTCCAAGACGTGGGGTGTTGCTAAAAAGGCGCAAGTCATTGCGATAAAGATACCTGCGCCAAACCAGGTACTTCAAACAAAATGAAGTGACCTTACCTAGGAGAGATTCAGTTCTAACACTTCGAAAGCAGGGACTTATGTCCGAATTCATGGAAGGCTTTGCTTGGTCCGCGAAAAATGTTAACGAAACGCTTGGCCGCGCAGCGAGTGCTATCAACAACACTGTATGACGTTTTCGTGATTTTAAATCTGGCGCCGACTTGCATGCATAGGGAGTAGACCTATACTCCTTGTCCCTTGAGGCTGGCAAAGATGCTGCCCTGAGCGGGACTTCCTTGACATGACCACGGGTTCTTGGGCTAGCTTTGTAGTTGAAAAGTCTTGAGACAAGCTCGGAAGCAGTGGATGCCATCACGGCCAGGATTTTGGAGTTGTCTAAGCGCGGTACCGTTCAAGGAGTTCCGGGAAGTACCCCGAACTTCATGGCGTTTAATGACATGGGTGTTTAGCTGCCGGATCCTACGACGAACTGATGCGGAATAAGCTGTTGACGATGATGCAAAGGCCGAATGCCGCCGAGCGCAACTACGGGTCAAAATTACAGGCAGATAATGGGTTCACTGCGAGCTTGTGTGATGGAAACCGTCGATCCGAGCGGAAAAGACTCGGACTTTAGGATACACGTTGCCCGAGCCGAGGGGCTTTTAGTATAACAATCCGATAAGACCGTTAATTCTGTGTTGTGCATTTTCTCTTGATGGTATTCCTCCGTCTTCTCATAGTGATCGAGCAACAGGAATCGAAAAATGCGCACCCAATCCTTGCTTGGGAAAGGTGGCTCTGCAGAGTCTTGGACTCTGAGAAGTGTCTCCGGAGAAGAATACATCGTCCAGATTGGTTTCCCAAGAGACTGGCAGAGTCGCAATAGACAGGAACATGAGGCTCCTATCCCGGTTTTGTATGTCAGGCCGAATACCATGTCCGTATCCATTAGTCTGACAGGCAGCTAGTTACCTTACGGATGGAAACTCAGTGTTTCTAAGTGCTTTGGAATCAATGCATCGCCATTTATGCATGCGCTCTTCAGATACCCAGGGAATCGTAGTTGCTATTGGCTACCCTATACCCGCGGACTCAAGATTTCTCTTGAGCGCCCGCAGAACTAGAGATTTCACTCCACCTGCCCATGGAGCATCTGGTCATGAAGGGGGTGCGGATGTCTTCCTTAGCTTTCTGCAGAACAAAGTCAAACCTTTGGTTGCTCGGCGGCTTTACGAGACCCGGGGGGCGACTCTAGGCCGTGAAGCGCTATTTGGACATTCGTATGGGGGGCTACTCTCTCTGCACGCCCTATTCACAAGAACAGATATGTTTCACTGTATCTTGGCCAGTAGCCCCAGCATTTGGTGGAATGAGAGTTACATCCTTACCGAAGAAAGGCTTTTCCAGGAGGTTCAGGAGGAAATAGAATGTCAGAAGAAAAGTCCATCGCTCATGCTTTTTGTTGGAGATGAGGAACAAAATCCAAcgaggaggagaggagaggGCAATGACGAGTACAATAGGAGGTTGAGACGACACCGTGGACTGCAAATGGTTGATAATGTTATCACCATGCATTCACGGTTACAGGAAAGCACTCGGCTAGACCATCTCGCAATGAGGGTTTACGATGGAGAAGACCACGAATCTGTCGTAGCCTGCTCCCTTAATCGAGGGCTGGCAACGTTCCTTGACGATTGGCCGTTAATATAAACGAAGTAACACATATGGCTGTTACGCAAAGCCCAATTACTAGTTCGTCGCATTGGAAACATTCTCAGGGTACACCAAGCCTTGTGATTTTATTAGAAACGAGTATCTAAAGCTGTCCTAATCTCGAGCACGTGAATCATGCTAACTTCGGACATCTCGATGGCCACTGATTCTTGCCGAACTGTGCTACTGATAGAGTGCCCAGGGCATCCCGAGTATTACCTCAGAATCTTCGCACCGAAACCCGAAGCATGTTATTCTTGAAGTGGCCCAAGAAGCGAAAGAAGTCTCACGGAGACTGTTTACTCAGCTGCTGGGCAGTGATCGTAGTAACCATCGGCATTGTTGCCCCACCATGTCGGGAAGGGGACAGAGGGGCCACCGGCGCCGAACACCGCAAACGACAGGATGAAGAGTACAGTAAGACTAGCTCCGTCGAATGCACCGGTGACAAGGTACGAGTAGTCCTTGAAGATGCGAGGGCGGTAGTTGCGAAGGTAGAATTGAACGAAGAAACCACTGATCAGCGAGCTGAAGAGTACGCAAGTTTGAGATGCATTGTACGGAATATAGCCCGCATATTGGATGAGTTGGGgcaagttaatatcgtacagGGAGTAACCCCGGATTTTGGGGATAAACTGAGCTGCGTTAGCAAATGTAGCATACATGTATTCGAGCAACGCCATGGGAGACTTACGTATGCAATGATACGGTGGACAATGACAACGCTAAAGCCGATACCTAGGCCAATCGGCACAAGAGCATACTTGCCCCCAGTCTTGTACAGGTACTTCGCCAGCGCCCAGGATGTGGCGTTGGTGTTGTACGATTGCATCGTTGCACCGCTCCAAGAACTGTTGCCATCGCTGTCCACGAGAAGCTCTCGATTTCCGTTCACAATAGAGATCATGACTGCGTAGTTGATGAAACCGCCAATGATAGTACCGTAGATTTGGGTGAGGAACATAACACGAGGTGGGATTTTCACTGGTAGACCAGGTCAGCAAAGTTCGGCAAGTCATAGACACTGGGACATACGGTATTCTCCCATCTTCAGGTCGTTGGAAAGATTAACAGCATTCGAGATGACGTTGTGCGACCAAGCGGCAAAATACATGTTGCCAATGGGACGCTCAGGAAGGATGAGACCTGCCAGCATCTTCGATAAGTTGTTCGTAGCAATTCCATTACCGAAACGAGAGTAAAGAATTGTGCTCTGGACGCAAGTCAGCTGGGAACTGGGAGCTAAACCGTGGGTTCCATGCTTACCAACGGCGCGATGAAAATTCCCAGAAGCAGGGACACGACATATGCCCAGGCTGGAAGCGTGACGTTCTGTGTCGTGACAACAACGAGGCCAAGAACGAAGCTGACGACGAGTACAATGACGTACCACCACCAAGGGGTCTCCTTGTAGTGTTTGGTCATATGATCGTGATGGCGATCATCATATCTACCACTCTTTGCGCTCTGATACGCCCTCTTGACGTCTCCGCCCCAGAAAAAGAAGCAATGGGCAACCAGCGCCCCAATCTAATGTTCTGTCAGCCTTCGTTCCTAGTAGCATATGGACTGTATAACTCACCGCCGCGTTGGCCATGAACATCGCGTACGCAAAACTGCCTGTGAGCCTTGGGATGCCATACTTGGCGAGGGCGTCCTGGTTGAGCACACCGCCAGTGAAAACCTTGGCAATGGGATAAGCAGTACCGTCCTCAGATCGCAGTCGCGTCGACATGAAAGGCTGCGACTTGGCATCCCAGGCGTTTGTGTAGTAGATTCCAATCATTGCAAGGAAGCAAATGAAGAAGCCAATAGCAGAGTGAGCCTGCAGAGTCAGAGGAAGTGAAGTGTTGAATGAAGTAATCTGGTAATACGTTAGTTTTCAAGCAACTATGCTGAAACGATGATTGGTTCCCTCACATATTGCCAGTCGAAAGACAGAGAGAAGAGGCCTAAACCTTCATTGTTGATAGAGCCGCCAAAAAGGTTCGTAAGAACAGCAGCCTTTGAACCTGTGGCGTTCATGGCAGCGAGGCATGGAATGGAAACGGAGTTCAGCCATGGAAAGATGTATGCCGGGAAGAATTCGTAAACAAACATTCCTGCGAAACTGTACCAGAACCAACGCAGAGGCTTGGAGTTCTTCAAATCCTGCCAATGAAGACCTTGGAGGGTCTTTACTGTAGGGAGAGTGCTCCAATAGACAGCATCGACATGCCACACGGCGATGGGGCGCATGACACCACAAATGCCGTAGCCAAAGAGGCCAATGGAGATGACGGTCAAGACAACGGTGGTCGGACTCAGAGGCAAGTCGTAAAAGAGATCTTGTGCCGCAAATACCTGGATACTAGCGGCGGCATTGGACGCAGATGTGGCTGTGATGGAGCAGATCGCATGTTCTTTCAGCCCCCAGGGACCCGGGTTGAGAAATTTGAAGATCTTGACGTACGCCGGAAGTTCGCCTTCGGGATGGTCCTGCCTCCAACGAGCTTCAAGCTTATCACCACGAGGGAAGACCTTGGACCACGCCTTGCCCACGAAGTAGCCGATGAGAACGATGAAAGTTCCGGAAATGGTGACGGCGGTCGGTTTGAACTGGCAGATAAAGTAGAGCATTTTTTTAGCCAGAGCTCGTCCCAAGTCCGAGTCACCaattaagaaaaaaaaagctcaCAGTGTAGATTTGACTCATGACAGCCTGGAAAGCCGAGAGGCAAGTTGCCAGAAACATACTCCGAAAGGTCAACGCAGGGTCGAAGTCATCTCGGAGCGGCAGTAAGTATCGGGCAGCGTCGGCACcggtgatgatgatggcaTTGTCGCTGTTGTCGTCCTTCTCGTGGTTCCCATCGTCGGATGTCGTAGTTGCCGGAATGGCTTGGATTTCGGAAGCCAGTTCCTTTCCAACCCCTGACTCGTCGATGCTGACTTTCTCGTTGATGGCTTGGTGAGAGGGGACCGAAACAATTTTGCCCTCTACGGGATTCAGCCCCCCCACCACGATGGCATCTGTCAATGGCACCGGCATAGTCGCAACGGAAAAGCACAGACCAGGGCAGGAAAGGCAAAAATCAGACAGACTAGTAACTCAGACAAAAGGATCGGTTTGCCAACCTGGAGTGCTAGAAGTTCGGGATTTCCGCACACTTAAGGGGAAGGCAAACGTGGTCATTTTGTACTCTATGCCTCAGCCTGTTGCTGAGTGTCGACCCATGTTGTACGACTGATCCGGTATTGACTGTCTTAGTGATAAGGGGTTCGATGTCGTGATAAGGACCGGCATTGGTGCAATTGAGGGCCTTGAAGCTGTTGTAGGACAGACCATCTGTTGGATGCCGCTCGACAAGGATTGCTGCATGTAGTCTGGACTTGAGCTGGGGTCTTCGAGCGAGCCCGGCTGATTGGAACGCCACTCCACAAAGAGAACTACGAGCTTTTAGGAAGGTCCCTATCAAAAGGTTACTGACGTGATAGGGATTCCCCGGAAATTCCAAGGTTTTGTGATGGCTTCTTTCTACTGGTAATGTGCAGACGTGGACATGTTCTCCGGCTGCTCGGCCCATTAACGGAAAGAGGGTGTCCCAAGCAATGCCCAGGCGGGAAGGTCATGTCTTAAGCCTTGCCAAGATGTGGCCGAGACTTTGGGATGACTGCTGGCGGATTCGGCCACCCATCCCAACATCCCAACATCCCAACTCATGCCATCTATCGGAGTTGCGATACCCTGGCTTGTCTTGATGAAGAGTCGGCAGGGGTTCTAAGATGAAGCACCTGACGCTCATTTGCTGGCCTCAGGTGGGGGTGGATCCCGGTCCTTGCACTTTTGTCCTTGACGTGCTCAGTCACCCGAACTTTTGCTCCAAACGTGCTTGATTGAACTTTTGTTTTTGACGACGATGTGACTGGAAAATCGGTTTTCTGTCTCGGGGCAAAAGGCTACGCCTGTAAGCCCGACGTATGGACTATGAGCAGATGATGAACCGGTCAGTCGGTATCTCAATGTTATGATTGTCGAGTATGGCTCCTTATCTCATCGGAACACGCGGCCACTTCGACAAAAAAGACGCAAGGCTACTTTGAATTCGGCTGGTGCCCCCATGGTAGTCTACACGTGGATGTGGGGGCAAAATATCCCAAGGGCCGTTACGATGCAAGTGGATCACA encodes:
- a CDS encoding major facilitator superfamily transporter yields the protein MVSMPEVNRATSGTEERTATRDDEIATDEKKIASKAPDSTEVGVVEEGPQKTYYSSLSVWLMVLFSGLAIGSDGYNAAVIGNVELLLAILYPDDLTTTIYQRLSNAFLIGMIVGMILFGIISDQLGRKTGAVATTILLVLGIALSTAASGTTTTGMFWMLIIARGIAGVGAGGEYPVSGAGAAEATDEDAKFRKRRGFMFAMLADLSASLGYVWGGLVPLLLLLCVGQQVSKYHIVWRTSFALGMAPPLLIFWFRMRMAVSTAYRKSALRKQRMPYWLALKRYWRPLLGAASTWFLYNWISIPFGIFSSTIISRANVEESLVKTLGWGVVINCFYIPGPFIGGYLSDKIGRRQTMALGFTLQAILGFVLGGAMNPIQGVFPLFVVLYGIFLTLGEVGPGSTVVLIASECFPTSIRGQMMGLISAFSKAGAAIGTQVFTAILNKYTTDPSKGNQVAFLIGSGFAVLGAIIALFVIPDISRHLNDDDEAWKKYLAENGWDAQWGDEVTRDPTGVVMDKAAFYKCLDRMKKEVTSLRYQPTTQSKDTYRSSDARQSPDSHLKIHHGGMSFAWPIINQEPPPQLLHLMQSGITQRKMKLPVNYSFALLWGGFLKAGVDGHASRGQIQWNQATSGLGAISQAEPVSTNLGYTIYPKESAFKDSSGHGTYAARSIASKTWGVAKKAQVIAIKIPAPNQGLMSEFMEGFAWSAKNVNETLGRAASAINNTLKSLETSSEAVDAITARILELSKRGTVQGVPGTAGSYDELMRNKLLTMMQRPNAAERNYGSKLQADNGFTASLNRKMRTQSLLGKGGSAESWTLRSVSGEEYIVQIGFPRDWQSRNRQEHEAPIPVFYLTDGNSVFLSALESMHRHLCMRSSDTQGIVVAIGYPIPADSRFLLSARRTRDFTPPAHGASGHEGGADVFLSFLQNKVKPLVARRLYETRGATLGREALFGHSYGGLLSLHALFTRTDMFHCILASSPSIWWNESYILTEERLFQEVQEEIECQKKSPSLMLFVGDEEQNPTRRRGEGNDEYNRRLRRHRGLQMVDNVITMHSRLQESTRLDHLAMRVYDGEDHESVFVALETFSGYTKPWHPEYYLRIFAPKPEACYS
- a CDS encoding OPT oligopeptide transporter, encoding MPVPLTDAIVVGGLNPVEGKIVSVPSHQAINEKVSIDESGVGKELASEIQAIPATTTSDDGNHEKDDNSDNAIIITGADAARYLLPLRDDFDPALTFRSMFLATCLSAFQAVMSQIYTFKPTAVTISGTFIVLIGYFVGKAWSKVFPRGDKLEARWRQDHPEGELPAYVKIFKFLNPGPWGLKEHAICSITATSASNAAASIQVFAAQDLFYDLPLSPTTVVLTVISIGLFGYGICGVMRPIAVWHVDAVYWSTLPTVKTLQGLHWQDLKNSKPLRWFWYSFAGMFVYEFFPAYIFPWLNSVSIPCLAAMNATGSKAAVLTNLFGGSINNEGLGLFSLSFDWQYITSFNTSLPLTLQAHSAIGFFICFLAMIGIYYTNAWDAKSQPFMSTRLRSEDGTAYPIAKVFTGGVLNQDALAKYGIPRLTGSFAYAMFMANAAIGALVAHCFFFWGGDVKRAYQSAKSGRYDDRHHDHMTKHYKETPWWWYVIVLVVSFVLGLVVVTTQNVTLPAWAYVVSLLLGIFIAPLSTILYSRFGNGIATNNLSKMLAGLILPERPIGNMYFAAWSHNVISNAVNLSNDLKMGEYLKIPPRVMFLTQIYGTIIGGFINYAVMISIVNGNRELLVDSDGNSSWSGATMQSYNTNATSWALAKYLYKTGGKYALVPIGLGIGFSVVIVHRIIAYFIPKIRGYSLYDINLPQLIQYAGYIPYNASQTCVLFSSLISGFFVQFYLRNYRPRIFKDYSYLVTGAFDGASLTVLFILSFAVFGAGGPSVPFPTWWGNNADGYYDHCPAAE